The Bos taurus isolate L1 Dominette 01449 registration number 42190680 breed Hereford chromosome 18, ARS-UCD2.0, whole genome shotgun sequence genome has a window encoding:
- the HERPUD1 gene encoding homocysteine-responsive endoplasmic reticulum-resident ubiquitin-like domain member 1 protein isoform X1, which translates to MGQVVFAPCCQEGGSRPEDQRLIYSGKLLLDHQCLRDLLPKQEKRHVMHLVCNVKSTSKMPEAGAKVAESTEQPTGLNQGQSPGDSSSDGLRQREVLRNPSPSGWESISRPEAAQPAFQGLGPGFSGYTTYGWLQLSWFQQMYARQYYMQYLAATAASGAFVPAPSAQEIPVVTAPTPAPIHNQFPAENQPANQNAAPQVVVNPGANQNLRMNAQGGPIVEEDDEINRDWLDWTYSAATFSVFLSILYFYSSLSRFLMVMGATVVMYLHHVGWFPFRQRPVQNFPNDGGPQEAVNQDPNNNFQGDPDPESEDPSHLPPDRDVRGDEQTSPSFMSTAWLVFKTFFASLLPEGPPAIAN; encoded by the exons ATGGGTCAGGTTGTTTTTGCTCCGTGTTGTCAAGAAGGTGGAAGT CGTCCAGAGGACCAGAGGTTAATTTATTCCGGGAAGCTGTTGTTGGATCACCAGTGTCTCAGGGACTTGCTTCCAAAG CAGGAAAAACGGCATGTTATGCATCTGGTGTGCAATGTGAAGAGTACTTCAAAAATGCCCGAAGCCGGTGCCAAG GTTGCTGAATCCACAGAGCAGCCCACTGGTCTTAATCAGGGACAGTCCCCTGGGGATTCCTCAAGCGATGGTTTAAGGCAGCGGGAAGTTCTTCGGAACCCTTCTCCCTCTGGATGGGAGAGCATCTCAAG GCCTGAAGCAGCCCAGCCGGCGTTCCAAGGCCTGGGGCCTGGTTTCTCGGGTTACACAACCTACGGGTGGCTGCAGCTGTCCTGGTTCCAGCAGATGTACGCGAGGCAGTACTACATGCAGTA CTTAGCAGCCACTGCTGCATCAGGGGCTTTTGTCCCCGCACCAAGTGCGCAAGAGATACCTGTGGTCACTGCACCTACTCCAGCCCCAATCCACAACCAGTTTCCAGCTGAAAACCAGCCCGCCAATCAGAACGCTGCTCCACAAGTGGTGGTTAACCCTGGGGCCAATCAGAATCTGCGGATGAATGCTCAAGGAGGCCCCATTGTGGAAGAAGATGATGAGATAAATCGAGATTGGTTGGATTGGACCTACTCAGCCGCTACGTTTTCCGTGTTTCTCAGTATCCTCTACTTCTACTCCTCCCTGAGCCGATTCCTCATGGTCATGGGGGCCACCGTGGTTATGTACCT GCATCACGTCGGGTGGTTTCCATTTCGGCAGAGGCCAGTTCAGAACTTCCCGAATGATGGTGGTCCTCAGGAGGCTGTGAATCAAGACCCCAACAATAACTTCCAG GGGGACCCTGATCCTGAAAGTGAAGATCCCAGCCACCTCCCTCCAGACAGGGATGTACGGGGTGACGAGCAGACCAGCCCTTCATTTATGAGCACAGCCTGGCTTGTCTTCAAGACTTTCTTTGCCTCTCTCCTTCCAGAGGGCCCTCCAGCCATAGCAAACTGA
- the HERPUD1 gene encoding homocysteine-responsive endoplasmic reticulum-resident ubiquitin-like domain member 1 protein isoform X2, producing the protein MEPEPEPVTLLVKSPNQRHRDLELSADRSWSVGRLKAHLSRVYPERPRPEDQRLIYSGKLLLDHQCLRDLLPKQEKRHVMHLVCNVKSTSKMPEAGAKVAESTEQPTGLNQGQSPGDSSSDGLRQREVLRNPSPSGWESISRPEAAQPAFQGLGPGFSGYTTYGWLQLSWFQQMYARQYYMQYLAATAASGAFVPAPSAQEIPVVTAPTPAPIHNQFPAENQPANQNAAPQVVVNPGANQNLRMNAQGGITSGGFHFGRGQFRTSRMMVVLRRL; encoded by the exons ATGGAGCCTGAGCCCGAGCCCGTCACGCTCCTGGTGAAGAGCCCCAACCAGCGCCACCGAGACTTGGAGCTGAGCGCCGACCGCAGCTGGAGCGTGGGCCGCCTCAAGGCCCATCTGAGCCGCGTCTACCCCGAGCGCCCG CGTCCAGAGGACCAGAGGTTAATTTATTCCGGGAAGCTGTTGTTGGATCACCAGTGTCTCAGGGACTTGCTTCCAAAG CAGGAAAAACGGCATGTTATGCATCTGGTGTGCAATGTGAAGAGTACTTCAAAAATGCCCGAAGCCGGTGCCAAG GTTGCTGAATCCACAGAGCAGCCCACTGGTCTTAATCAGGGACAGTCCCCTGGGGATTCCTCAAGCGATGGTTTAAGGCAGCGGGAAGTTCTTCGGAACCCTTCTCCCTCTGGATGGGAGAGCATCTCAAG GCCTGAAGCAGCCCAGCCGGCGTTCCAAGGCCTGGGGCCTGGTTTCTCGGGTTACACAACCTACGGGTGGCTGCAGCTGTCCTGGTTCCAGCAGATGTACGCGAGGCAGTACTACATGCAGTA CTTAGCAGCCACTGCTGCATCAGGGGCTTTTGTCCCCGCACCAAGTGCGCAAGAGATACCTGTGGTCACTGCACCTACTCCAGCCCCAATCCACAACCAGTTTCCAGCTGAAAACCAGCCCGCCAATCAGAACGCTGCTCCACAAGTGGTGGTTAACCCTGGGGCCAATCAGAATCTGCGGATGAATGCTCAAGGAG GCATCACGTCGGGTGGTTTCCATTTCGGCAGAGGCCAGTTCAGAACTTCCCGAATGATGGTGGTCCTCAGGAGGCTGTGA
- the HERPUD1 gene encoding homocysteine-responsive endoplasmic reticulum-resident ubiquitin-like domain member 1 protein (The RefSeq protein has 3 substitutions compared to this genomic sequence) encodes MEPEPEPVTLLVKSPNQRHRDLELSADRSWSVGRLKAHQSRVYPERPRPEDQRLIYSGKLLLDHQCLRDLLPKQEKRHVMHLVCNVKSTSKMPEAGAKVAESTEQPTGLNQGQSPGDSSSDGLRQREVLRNPSPSGWESISRPEAAQPAFQGLGPGFSGYTTYGWLQLSWFQQMYARQYYMQYLAATAASGAFVPAPSAQEIPVVTAPTPAPIHNQFPAENQPANQNAAPQVVVNPGANQNLRMNAQGGPIVEEDDEINRDWLDWTYSAATFSVFLSILYFYSSLSRFLMVMGATVVMYLNHVGWFPFRQRPVQNFPNDGGPQEAVNQDPNNNFQGDPDPESEDPSHLPPDRDVRGDEQTSTSFMSTAWLVFKTFFASLLPEGPPAIAN; translated from the exons ATGGAGCCTGAGCCCGAGCCCGTCACGCTCCTGGTGAAGAGCCCCAACCAGCGCCACCGAGACTTGGAGCTGAGCGCCGACCGCAGCTGGAGCGTGGGCCGCCTCAAGGCCCATCTGAGCCGCGTCTACCCCGAGCGCCCG CGTCCAGAGGACCAGAGGTTAATTTATTCCGGGAAGCTGTTGTTGGATCACCAGTGTCTCAGGGACTTGCTTCCAAAG CAGGAAAAACGGCATGTTATGCATCTGGTGTGCAATGTGAAGAGTACTTCAAAAATGCCCGAAGCCGGTGCCAAG GTTGCTGAATCCACAGAGCAGCCCACTGGTCTTAATCAGGGACAGTCCCCTGGGGATTCCTCAAGCGATGGTTTAAGGCAGCGGGAAGTTCTTCGGAACCCTTCTCCCTCTGGATGGGAGAGCATCTCAAG GCCTGAAGCAGCCCAGCCGGCGTTCCAAGGCCTGGGGCCTGGTTTCTCGGGTTACACAACCTACGGGTGGCTGCAGCTGTCCTGGTTCCAGCAGATGTACGCGAGGCAGTACTACATGCAGTA CTTAGCAGCCACTGCTGCATCAGGGGCTTTTGTCCCCGCACCAAGTGCGCAAGAGATACCTGTGGTCACTGCACCTACTCCAGCCCCAATCCACAACCAGTTTCCAGCTGAAAACCAGCCCGCCAATCAGAACGCTGCTCCACAAGTGGTGGTTAACCCTGGGGCCAATCAGAATCTGCGGATGAATGCTCAAGGAGGCCCCATTGTGGAAGAAGATGATGAGATAAATCGAGATTGGTTGGATTGGACCTACTCAGCCGCTACGTTTTCCGTGTTTCTCAGTATCCTCTACTTCTACTCCTCCCTGAGCCGATTCCTCATGGTCATGGGGGCCACCGTGGTTATGTACCT GCATCACGTCGGGTGGTTTCCATTTCGGCAGAGGCCAGTTCAGAACTTCCCGAATGATGGTGGTCCTCAGGAGGCTGTGAATCAAGACCCCAACAATAACTTCCAG GGGGACCCTGATCCTGAAAGTGAAGATCCCAGCCACCTCCCTCCAGACAGGGATGTACGGGGTGACGAGCAGACCAGCCCTTCATTTATGAGCACAGCCTGGCTTGTCTTCAAGACTTTCTTTGCCTCTCTCCTTCCAGAGGGCCCTCCAGCCATAGCAAACTGA